DNA from Eubalaena glacialis isolate mEubGla1 chromosome 2, mEubGla1.1.hap2.+ XY, whole genome shotgun sequence:
CAGGCCACAGGGGAGCACGGTGAGCCACAGGGGTAAGCAGCTGCCTCACAAGTGCCCAGCCCACCTCCGGCCCTGCTGCCCAGACCGGGGTTTCCAGGAGGGTTCCACCCACCCAGGTGCCTGGAGGGCAGTGAAGCAGGCAGGGGGGGTGGgcagcacctaagcccatgctccCACCCCCTGTGGCCACCGCAAAGCCccagggcactgggaggggcagcccACGCAGAACTGTCCTGTCCCAGAGCTAGGAGGAGAACCCAGGACTGACAACTCTGACACCCCCGCAGAGTGTCCCAAAGGCTACactggggggggagggaaggagggagcccCTGCTCTGTCCTGAGGCAGAGGCAAGGGATGGTCCCCACAGCCAGGGGACAGCAGACTTTCCCTTGAGGCTATGGcagcctggctcccaggggttGACTCCTGGTCGCAGGAGACCAAGGGTCAGGGGTCAAAGGCCCTCTCCTTAACTCACAATGCGAGCACTCTCTCCAGGAAAGCGGGGAAGCTCATGGGACACCAGGACAGCTTCTAAGGCTGGCTCAGTGCGGTGCAGAGCCAGGGCAGGCTGACAGCAGTTCCTCCCGGCCACCACCCCCTTCACTTGCCCAGGAAGCGGGCCCACGTGCTGGGCAGTGCCCTCCagggccctggggcaggggctggggctgccctAAGCGAGTGCAGGGGGCGGGGCTCACCCGGTCAAAGTGGTTGAAGGAAGCCCGGAACTCATTCATCTGCTCCTGGCTGATGCCCTTGGCATCCCTGGTCAGGATCTGGTTCTCCACCTCGTTGATGGTCCTGGCGATGGTGGTGAGGAGTTGCTCCCAGCCCACGCGGAtgtgctgggggtgggcagggcctgTCAGCAAAGGGGTCCCAGGCCTGGGCCACCCCTGCTATTCCTTCCCCTGACCATcaaaatggccaaagcaatcgaACCAGGCCTTCTGTCCAGATTTACAGTGTCTCCAGAGGCAGGGGGACCAGGACAAGGACAACCCACCAGGACAGAGGACCCTGATGATGAAGGGGGAAGCACAGGAGGGTGGTGGCCTCTGCCTGGGATGGCAGAGACCAGAATGACCAGTGTGGTCAGGTCAGGAAGGAGGGCAAAGTTGGCAGCAGGAACAACTAAAGGACAAAAAAGTGGGTAATTCCCTGAATATCCAACTCCATAACCTCACACACATGCCTTCACGGTCAAAACAAGTAGGTCATTTAGAAAGCAGATGCCAAGCCAGTGTTTGGAGACCACCAGCCTCAGAATCACCAGGCTGcttgttaaaaatttaaattcctgagccccatcccagacctagtGAATCAAATTCTGGAGATGGGGCCTGGAAATCTCAACAAGCTCCTCAGGAAATTCAGAAGGCACTGAGGACTGAAGACCCAGAGCTCCAGGAGTGAGGAGAAGCGAGTATCCCCTCACTTAAAAGCCAGAGTTTATCCTACTATGACCAGTTTTCTTGGATGATGGGTAACCCCCCACCACTACCCCAGCCCAGGATGGTGAAGCAGAAGGGGATCTGGGGCTCCCTCTCTGGAGAAGCAAGGCTGGTGCCACCCACCTCCATGGTGTAGTTGGTGTGCTTGTTGTCGAAGATGAGTGCCTCCTGGATGAGCTGGTGGTCGCCCTCCAGCTGGTCGATCTTGGGCTTGTAGTTGACGATGCTCTTCTCGTATTGCCGCAGGTGGCAGAGCTGGTCCTCCAGGGTCCCGTGCATCTCAATGGAGATCCTCCCAATCTCCTGCTCACCCGGGAAGGAGGCCCTTGTCAGACCACCCCACTCTGGGCCCCTGGGGTGGAGATTGGGGCCCCCAGGTCACTGACCAACCCCTCAGATGATTCTTGGCATGGAAACAGCATCATAAAGGAGTATGACCAGCATTGTTATCACCGGCTGAATACCTCCCGTCTCTTGGGCACCTCTCAGCCTCAGGAAGGGGATGCAAGGTCAGTTGCTAACCTAAATgttcactcctctgctcaaactcCCTTCCCAAGCCTATTCCCGGCTACCATCCATCTCAGGCACTCTCCCACTGAGCTGGGTTCCTCACAGGCTCAGCGCACCTCACCTGCCTTCTCAATGGCCATGCTCCTGCTCTTCTGTTCCTAGGATGCCTGCCTTGCCCACCTCAATCCCACCTGTCTCCGTGGTCCAGGACTAATCCCCGTTTCTGTCAGTCTTTCATCCATGTAAACACACCTTGCTTGTAAAAGCACCTTCTGTGCACTCAGTCCAACTCAGCAAATATATCccgagcacctactatgcactaTGTGCTAagcaggtgggggtgggatgcAGGGAAGACACAAACATGAACTCGACGTGGTCTccgccctcaaggagctcagaggGACACCATGCTCTAACCCACACAGCGTCCCTTCCTTATCTACATCACCCCCATACCTGGCCCAACAATTCAGCAAAAAATTCCACGCTTGCCCAAAGCTCGGTTCTCTCTCTGGGGAGATCACCCTGTCTGACCAAGCTCACGACTCAGGAGGAAGGGAGACCTGGTCAGCCACATAAGCCAAAGGGCAAGCCGAGTCAGTCACCTAGGCACTGCTCCTTCTGGGGGACCTTCTCATGTGACTCTTTAGTGGTGTCCCTGCGTGGGTCTTTGCTCTCAAACCAGACACCAGAATCACCTCACAGGCCTTCCCCGCATAGACTCCGCCCCTACCCACAGGGCAGACCAGACTCCACAGTCCCCGCAGGTCCCGTCCCAGAGGAGACAGGGCAAGCCTGACGGGCTGGGATGGTGCTGGGAAGGGTGGAAACCCTCTCCCTGCTTCCCACGATGGGACCCACCTCCATCTTGGTCTGGATCCAGGGCCCGATGACGTTGGCCTGGGCCGCAAACTGCTTGCGTAGCCTCTCGTTGTGCTGCTGGCGGGCGTGCTCCTCCGTCAGGGCCTGGTCCCTCCGAGGCACCAGCTGCCATACCTGAGGCAGGAACAACCATGGGACATTGGGATGGGCCAGCCATCTGCCCCCATTTCGGCAGAGGAAATGGAAGAGCCGTGAAGGGAAGGGGCCAGTCAGTAATAGAGTGAACACATTGACCTGTTCTAGAAATTCAGCCATTCATTTGCTTGACAGAtaatgagtacttactatgtgacaatgaaatcaatgaaaagtcagtgaaaatcaacaaaacacacaaaaatcccCACCCCTCTGAAACTTACAGTGGCTCCGCCAACGCCCCACCCAGCCCTTGGACTCACATGGTCCCATTTGCCGTTGATCTCCTGAGGCGTGATGGTTGTGTAGGGGTTGGTGCCCGCCATGTTGACGTGGTAGGTCTGGACAATCTTGGACACCTCATTGTGGATGCCTAGGATGGCCAGGCGCTCCTTGTCAGCATCGGGGAGGGTGGCCTTGAACTGCTCATGGGCTGTGGTCAGTCCCTGGACATAGACGGGCATGCAGGAGAAGCCCAGTGACTgggagggaagtccctcccagtcACTGGTGCCTCCCGTGGGCAAGAGGAGCCAAGGGAGACCTGCAGGCCCCAGGGTAGAGGTGGGTGGAGGGGCCACTGGAGGCCGGCCCCACACCAGCTGGGAGGCCCAGAGGTTATCAACCCAGGGCTCTCGCGGCTGAGAACCAGGATGGCCGGGCTGGCCACGGGAAGGTGCCGACAGCTTCACGCTCAGGACTGGTGAAGTCAGCAGCAACCCCCCGGGGGGTGCTCACCACCCCACAGTCAGGTCGGGGACAAGGGGTGCTCCAGGTCCGCTCCTCAGGTGACCTCCCCCAACACACGTTCCTCAGCACTTTGCAAAACCTTTTTCATCTGACACTCTGCAGCTGAACAAAAGAACAGCTTATTGCTATGAAATGGGCTCCTAGATAATTGTTAGGTTAAAAATATAAGGCTCGGGATACAGTTTATAATGAACTTTTTGCATAAAAAAGGGGTGTGGAGAAGAACATGTTAACAAATAAATGTGCTTGCCTACGCAGAGACCATGTGGTCATATTGCTCACCTCTGGGGAGGGGCACTCGGAGCTGGGGGACAAGGAAGGGAACTCATTGCTTAGCCTTTTTAGCTTTTAGATTTTATACCATGTGCGTATATTACTgagtcaaaataattaaaatgcaaagCTTTCAAATCTATAACATCCTGGGGATGCTACCCTCAGTCCTCTCCTTACAGGGGCAATCCTGCAGGACTGTGGGCCGCGGGCAGCTGGGGAGCCGGCCTCCGggggcaaggggtgggggaggcggCAGCACACCTGGATCTCCTCGATAGTGTGCACGATGAAGGTGTCCTGCAGGTCCTCCATGGCCCCCTCCATCCAGTTGTTGAAGGGTGCGGCCCGCTTGGCATATTCCAAGTACAGCTGGTCAATGGTCTCCAGCAGTTTCTCTGTCCGCTGGGAGTGCCAatggcatgggggtggggaggtgtttAGCAAAGTCATGTCCAGAATCACCGCGTCCCCCCACCCCTATTCCCAACAGCCTTCGAGATCCTCCCGGCCAGCCCAAAGGGGTTCAGGTCTGGAAGCACAAGACTAACTCAGACAGAAAGAACAGGCTCTCTCTGAGGTGCTGGTTCTTAATATGGGGCGTATGGACCACCCCCCAACTGAGTCACCCAGCCTGGCCCCCAGAGAGTATGGTTTGGAGAACAAGAAAGTTCTCAAACAGCTGGGGTGGGGCTGAGTACACTAAACCGGGAGGATGGGATATGATTAGGACATCTTCATCAGGGCAAAGGCCAAGTCCAGGGTCAGTGTGAGCCTTCCATAGGCAGGCCAGGCCTGGGGAAGGCCCGGGGAACCCAGTGGAGCCTCTTAGCCCAAAGCAAAGAGAGTCACGAAGCTGGAAGGAGCACACAGAGTTGCTGAAGGCAGGCCTCCATCTCCCTCGGGGGCCCTCACCTCCAGAGCTTCCCTCCGCTTCTGGGTTAGGGCCCCCAGATTGTCCCACTGGTCACAGATCTTTTGGCACCGGGCGTTGACACTGGGTGAGTCGTAATAGTCCAGCTcactgggagggaggagacaGGAAGAGTCAGATGACCCAGGTGACTTCCATGGCCTGCTCTCCTCTCCCTGGGGCTGGGGCGAAGACCTTCCAGGACTCCCCTCCCACTCTCAACTCCTCGGCTTTCAGGAGACCGCTGGCAGGAGACCAGCGAAGGCCAGTTCTCCTCTGCAAGggcccccaccccaaccctgccTGTAGGCCATGCCAGTCTTGACCCCAATGCCCAATGACAGGAAGCCACTAAGACCAGCCGAGAGCTCAGAGCCAAGACTTGGTCATCCTCTGGTCCCACACCAGTTACAGGTTAGGACCGAAGGCCTGGGACAGAACGATCACAGGCTATTCCCCACCTGGGGGGAACGTCCTTAGCCTTCCATACTGATGACTTTTCAGGCCACACTCCCACCTCCCACAGCACCCCCCGCGCCCGCTGGGCCGGGCCTACTTGAGCTCCTGCGCAATGGCGGCGATCTGCTCCACGCGGTCCTGGTGGGCGGCCAGGTCGCTCTCGAAGGCCTCGTGCTTCTTGAGCAGGGCCTTGATCTCTGAGAGGGTGGCCGTCTCGTAATCCTTCTGTCGCAGCATGGCCTCTTTGCCTGGGGTCAGAGACAGGGCACAAGGCTGGGCGGGAGCCGGGAGGCCCCACCTTCTTGACCCCAACTACCCACCCCTCACGGCCCGGGAGCTCCACTTCTGGTACATCCCGAGGAGACGTGCCCTATACGATGATCAATTATCTGCAGTTCGAGAAAGCAGATGTGCAACCGGAACACCCATCCATGATGGGGCAGGGGCGGGAAAGTCACTACTTTCCACGGAGCATGTCAGGGTCATTGGGCGTGGTGATGTACAAAGGCTATGCCGGACTAGGAGGGGAAGTTAGGGCATAACATGAACTTTATAAACAGCAGGAAACAATGATCTATGCCTGTGGCATAACCAGGGAAAAACAAGCCAAGTCCCTCGGGGATACCCCATCTTTAGAGTTTCTCCAGTTATAGTTGTTGGTCCCCAGCAGCCCGGCAGGGACCCCTCCCCTCAATTACACTCTGTGTGGGTAGCATGTCCAGTGCACTCTGCACATAAGCCATCAGTGGCCAGAATCTTCTCCAATCATCAGGTGCACAGCCCTCCCTTTTTAGGGGCAAGGCAGACTTGGATTTCTTGGATTTTAGTTTCCCAGGAGGAAAAGGGGATGAGAAATGACCTCCCAGACTGTTGTTAGACGATGGTTATCAGCTGCCCTGGGAAGCAGCTGCTGCAGGACAGGGGCTGACCTGGCCTTGCGTTGCCTGCACTCCCACCTCCTGTGTTTGCACCCATCAGGGATGCTCAGCCCCTCTCAGTAAATGAAGGCTGGGCTGTAAGGTGAcggcttctttccttctctctactcttttttctttgtcagaaTAATAATATGACAAGTTTAGGGAAAAAATATCACAGATGAGCCTACTTATCTACTCCTTTTCAGTCTTGCCTTATATGGATGTTGTGTTAAAACCATCGGGTGTATATAAATAATGTTTCCTGCTTTTAAAATACTCAGCAGCACATCATCAGTTTCTACTCTGGCTCCAGCGGCTTTTACATGAGCCACTCTGATGGCTGCATGACATTCTGTTGCATGGCTGAAACGTCACTGGCGTAACCACTCATTGCCCTACCATGGGGCGTTCAGGCCCCTCAGCTTGCACTATTGTAGATGGTCTCATCGCAAACATCCCAGACACGTGACTTCAGCCATGCTTAGGGTTAATTTTTTAGACAGTCTCAAGAAATGGAATTCCCGGGTAAGCGGGCAATAACACTGTCAAGCGTGAGTACGTGTAGCCAGACTGCTGTGCCCAGCAGCTGTGCCAGCATCTACTACAGGCATGCCAGCACCTCTCATGCCCTTGCTGGTGGCTGGCAAGCTGGCGGGGCCAATCCTTGCTCTGTACCTTTTGGCAATCTGTTCCTTGGCTCCGGAGAGGACACGATAGAAGCATGTGGGTGAATAGGTGCAATTTCCACCATCCCCCTTCTACTCCGCACAACCACGCTTGGATAAATAGCTCCGTACATGCGCAGTGGAACCTCATATCACTGTATACAAAGCTCAGCAAACCCCCTCTGCTGAGTCAAGCACACTCCTATCCCCCACCAAGCCGCGCTACCCCCAAGTGGCCGTCCCTACTCATCTCCAGCCTAATGTCTGAGGATCACAACAGAGCTGAGTGGGAGTGTCTTAGGGCACTGAGCTCCACTGGCCAGTTGGTCTGCCCCAGGGGCTCCAGCTGAAAAGGCTGCATGGCCCTAGGAGATCGGCAGCATGGCCCCCCTCTCCAGCCCCAACCCAGGTTCTGAGGAAAAGACCATTCCAGGTATGATCTTCTCTCTTTGGAGTTAACCTTAGCTGCCAACAAGCAGACACCAGACATGGTCCCAAGAACCTCCAGGTCAGAGTGATGGAGACACACAGGTGCTAAGGCCAGGGCTCCAGGTTACTACAATGGGAGGCCAGAAACAGGAAAAGGGCAGGCATTGGAGGGAAGATATCAAgggctaccatttactgagtgtgttacatgtgccaggcacccaACTAAGCATAAAATGCACTTATGATATGTAAGCATATAACAACCCCATGAGGAGGTATGCtgagttgaatagtgtccccccaaaacTCATGTGcaacccagaacctcagaatctgaccttatttggaaatagggtctttgcagatgtaattagttaagatgaggtcatactggattagggtgggccctaaatccaatgactggtgtctttagtAGAAAACTGAGAGGCAGACTGAGtcacagagacccagagagaagcAGCCACGcgatgatggaggcagagattggagtgatgctgctacaagccaaggaacaccaaggactgccagcaaccaccagacgTGGGGAAGAAGCATCAGACAACCtccccctcagagcctccagaaggagccaaCCCTGACGACAATTCGCTTTAGGACTTCTAGtctcctgaactgtgagagaatgCATTTCTGTCCTGttaaaccacccagtttatggtaatttgcagccctaggaaactaatccGGGAGGGTACATCATCACCTGCATGTAATAGACAGGGAAAGAAGACCACTGGTCCAAGTTACATTGCTTCAAGGTGGCAGCGTCGGGGTTTGAACCCCAACCTAATTCAGGGAAGAAGAAATCATTATAGTGACAAGAATAATTAACACATATATAGCATTGTACTATGCCAGGAACTCTTTTCCGTGCATCTAATGTATTAAGTCATTTAACCCTCATAAACCTATGAGGTTggtactattattgtccccactttacagatgagaaaactgaggcaaccAAACGGCTGATGAACTTGCCTAATATCAAGGAACTAGcaagagacaaaacaaaacaaataaaaaacaagaaaaaaaggagttgTGGCTGGTGGTTCAGCACGAAAGCCAGACCCTTGGAATAGGGGGCAGGGGCTAGGCTGGCCTTACCGTCCGTCCAGGCCTCGTGGATGGAGGCCTTCTGCCGGAACTTCTCTGCCAGGTGGTCGAGCCGCTCCAGCCTCCGTATCTCATTCAGCAGCCACTCCTCATAGCCCTTCTCTGCCTGCTCCAGGCAACCCCAGGCGTTGTTGATGTCCTGTTAAGGGTGGGAGGCACAGGGTCAGCCCGCCTGGCCCCCGAGACCCCAGAGCTGCTCTATGCCTTCCAGGAGGAGCCTCCCCCCCATCTCAGCCATCCCCGTCCAGCCCGCACGGTGTTTCCCAGGGCTCCCGGGCACCAGGCCTCCTGGACAGAGAGTGAGGCCATCCAGCTACGGGGCGTTGGGTGTGCAGCTCAGTGGGGAGAAAGCCCAAGGCCCTCTGTGCTCCAGGACTGGCTTCTGACAGGATTCTGAGCAATCACAGAGGTCACAGGGCCAGCCACGGAGACAGAACAACAGACTGAACGAGGCAGGCAGGTGTGGGAGCCTCCCAGCCTTCCCACATTTCTGGGTCCACCCATGGGCCCCAGCCTCCGGGCCCTGGGCAATAGCCTGGAGCCTGTAGGGACCCTGGCCTGGGTAAGCCAGCCAAGAGTTGCCCAGAGATAGTGACAGGTGCTGAGCAGAAACCCACAGGCCTTCAGACAGGGAACCACTGACAGGGCCATCCCCTACAGTTAGCACAAGGGCACCCCTGGGCAGTGATGGCTGACCCAGCTCGAGTGCCACCCAGGTCACTGCCATGTGCCAGGGGCCATGCTGCGTCCACCCAGAGGAGGGGCTTTAAAGCACAGAGCACCCTCCAGCTAGCAGCAGCTCCGGCCTTCTAAAAACTGCTGATTCATCCTGAAACCTGTAAAAGGACTGCAATTTTCCAAACTGCATGTACAAAGTCACAGCCTTTTTCCTGTCCCCCAGAGTACCCCCCAGGATCCTGCTTCCTTTTCCAATGCTGTTTGCATgcttctccccttcccttccattCCTGCCTTATATGCTCATGTCTCCTCATCAACTCTCCATTGCAAAGGGCAAAAGCTCTATCctgttgaattttaaattttcttttacatgTTTCTCTGGCTCATAAAATTTCTCAAGTTCTGAGGAGAGGGTAAAGAGGGAGGAATAACAAAAAGTgacataaatgaagaaaattttatgACATGGAAACCTGGTCACaatatattgtgttttttttttaagcagcttATTAATTAAAACACGCTTTAGGATTcccttaaaaattatatttacggAGACTAAAAGAATCTCTTCCCCCCCAACATCTTTTAAGTTGATCCTGGGTAGTAAGATtatgaataatttctattttctgaattttgcttatttttacctTTGAAATATCCTACCAAAAAAATCTATTACTTaaggtaataaaaaaattttttaagtaagatTCCATGAAAGTGAAAATTATCCTTATTGCTATTATACCCTGTTTGGTTCAACATGTCAAGAGGGATTTTGTTtgcaaagatgattttttttgagGGGTAGGGAGGAAGGTGCTGGGGGCAGATCCAAGTGGATGTTCAGGGGTCTGGAAGGGCAAGTCTGACCCGGAATGGTGAGGAGAGAAGGGGCTCTgttcctggggagggagggaacccCGCATGGCTGAGTGTGGGCTGGAGCCTGGGCGGTCACCTGGAAGGGAGAACTGGTCTCTGGAGCAGGGTGGGCGGGTAGAGAGCACacgcccccgccctgccccactCACGATGCCACCTTTGATGGTGACCGGGCACAGCTCAGGGTGCGGGCGGTCCGGGTGCTCACCGAGACCATCCTGCCCTCGGAGGGCATGAAGGCGGGCCGGTTGCTGAGGCGCAGCTTGGTCTGCAGCGTGTTGAAGTTGATCTCCAGCTGGCACTTCTCCTGCACCTTGGGCGGCTTGTGCAGGCGCCGGTAGTCGCGGAAGTCCTCCA
Protein-coding regions in this window:
- the ACTN1 gene encoding alpha-actinin-1 isoform X2, producing the protein MDHYDSQQTNDYMQPEEDWDRDLLLDPAWEKQQRKTFTAWCNSHLRKAGTQIENIEEDFRDGLKLMLLLEVISGERLAKPERGKMRVHKISNVNKALDFIASKGVKLVSIGAEEIVDGNVKMTLGMIWTIILRFAIQDISVEETSAKEGLLLWCQRKTAPYKNVNIQNFHISWKDGLGFCALIHRHRPELIDYGKLRKDDPLTNLNTAFDVAEKYLDIPKMLDAEDIVGTARPDEKAIMTYVSSFYHAFSGAQKAETAANRICKVLAVNQENEQLMEDYEKLASDLLEWIRRTIPWLENRAPENTMHAMQQKLEDFRDYRRLHKPPKVQEKCQLEINFNTLQTKLRLSNRPAFMPSEGRMVSDINNAWGCLEQAEKGYEEWLLNEIRRLERLDHLAEKFRQKASIHEAWTDGKEAMLRQKDYETATLSEIKALLKKHEAFESDLAAHQDRVEQIAAIAQELNELDYYDSPSVNARCQKICDQWDNLGALTQKRREALERTEKLLETIDQLYLEYAKRAAPFNNWMEGAMEDLQDTFIVHTIEEIQGLTTAHEQFKATLPDADKERLAILGIHNEVSKIVQTYHVNMAGTNPYTTITPQEINGKWDHVWQLVPRRDQALTEEHARQQHNERLRKQFAAQANVIGPWIQTKMEEIGRISIEMHGTLEDQLCHLRQYEKSIVNYKPKIDQLEGDHQLIQEALIFDNKHTNYTMEHIRVGWEQLLTTIARTINEVENQILTRDAKGISQEQMNEFRASFNHFDRKKTGMMDTDDFRACLISMGYNMGEAEFARIMSIVDPNRLGVVTFQAFIDFMSRETADTDTADQVMASFKILAGDKNYITVDELRRELPPDQAEYCIARMAPYTGPDAVPGALDYMSFSTALYGESDL
- the ACTN1 gene encoding alpha-actinin-1 isoform X1 — its product is MDHYDSQQTNDYMQPEEDWDRDLLLDPAWEKQQRKTFTAWCNSHLRKAGTQIENIEEDFRDGLKLMLLLEVISGERLAKPERGKMRVHKISNVNKALDFIASKGVKLVSIGAEEIVDGNVKMTLGMIWTIILRFAIQDISVEETSAKEGLLLWCQRKTAPYKNVNIQNFHISWKDGLGFCALIHRHRPELIDYGKLRKDDPLTNLNTAFDVAEKYLDIPKMLDAEDIVGTARPDEKAIMTYVSSFYHAFSGAQKAETAANRICKVLAVNQENEQLMEDYEKLASDLLEWIRRTIPWLENRAPENTMHAMQQKLEDFRDYRRLHKPPKVQEKCQLEINFNTLQTKLRLSNRPAFMPSEGRMVSDINNAWGCLEQAEKGYEEWLLNEIRRLERLDHLAEKFRQKASIHEAWTDGKEAMLRQKDYETATLSEIKALLKKHEAFESDLAAHQDRVEQIAAIAQELNELDYYDSPSVNARCQKICDQWDNLGALTQKRREALERTEKLLETIDQLYLEYAKRAAPFNNWMEGAMEDLQDTFIVHTIEEIQGLTTAHEQFKATLPDADKERLAILGIHNEVSKIVQTYHVNMAGTNPYTTITPQEINGKWDHVWQLVPRRDQALTEEHARQQHNERLRKQFAAQANVIGPWIQTKMEEIGRISIEMHGTLEDQLCHLRQYEKSIVNYKPKIDQLEGDHQLIQEALIFDNKHTNYTMEHIRVGWEQLLTTIARTINEVENQILTRDAKGISQEQMNEFRASFNHFDRDHSGTLGPEEFKACLISLGYDIGNDPQGEAEFARIMSIVDPNRLGVVTFQAFIDFMSRETADTDTADQVMASFKILAGDKNYITVDELRRELPPDQAEYCIARMAPYTGPDAVPGALDYMSFSTALYGESDL